From Fibrobacter sp. UWR2, the proteins below share one genomic window:
- the hflX gene encoding GTPase HflX — protein MKQPAEHKQEKERCILVGISTPKVRNWMASEQLAELGRLAETAGAVVVKSFLQRVQNFNPATLIGEGKVNEVKRALEEENAKMVVFDDDLSGSQVRNLEQRLPGIKVLDRTGLILDIFAKHAITAESRLMVEVAQLQYMMPRLTRAWTHLCRQHNGGIGTKGPGETQLETDRRMIRKRIQELKKKLEKIEEARESQAENRNDIFQVGIVGYTNAGKSTLTNRLTGADVYVEDKLFATLDSTTRKLFLDGENIILSDTVGFIRKLPHNLIETFKSTLGVAAHADCILEVVDGSAPDYREHLEVTHKTLEGIISKETPRLRVFNKVEVASEARRTELLQNYPEAIQISAKENIGMERLRAAFKEQLENWKKKREVQAEKIKEVVESPWPAHPAESVSDKSMNSNRDENWREPGIYEV, from the coding sequence ATGAAACAGCCCGCAGAACATAAGCAAGAAAAGGAACGCTGCATCCTCGTGGGGATTTCGACCCCGAAAGTGCGGAACTGGATGGCAAGCGAACAGCTCGCAGAACTCGGGCGACTTGCCGAAACCGCAGGCGCAGTCGTCGTCAAAAGTTTCCTGCAGCGCGTCCAGAACTTCAACCCGGCTACCCTCATTGGCGAAGGCAAGGTGAACGAGGTCAAGCGCGCCCTCGAAGAAGAAAACGCGAAGATGGTCGTATTCGACGACGACCTTTCCGGCTCGCAGGTAAGGAACCTCGAACAGCGCCTCCCCGGAATCAAGGTGCTCGACCGTACGGGCCTCATCCTCGACATTTTCGCAAAGCACGCCATTACGGCCGAAAGCCGCCTGATGGTGGAAGTCGCCCAACTGCAGTACATGATGCCGCGCCTCACCCGCGCCTGGACGCACCTTTGCCGCCAGCACAATGGCGGTATCGGCACCAAGGGCCCGGGCGAAACCCAGCTGGAAACAGACCGCCGCATGATCCGCAAGCGAATCCAGGAACTCAAAAAGAAACTCGAGAAAATCGAGGAGGCGCGCGAAAGCCAGGCCGAGAACCGCAACGACATCTTCCAGGTGGGAATCGTGGGCTACACGAACGCCGGCAAGTCGACGCTCACCAACCGCCTGACCGGTGCGGACGTCTATGTGGAAGACAAACTGTTCGCCACCCTCGACAGCACCACGCGCAAGCTATTCCTCGATGGCGAGAACATCATCCTTTCCGATACCGTCGGATTTATCCGCAAGCTCCCCCACAACCTCATCGAGACCTTCAAGAGCACCCTCGGGGTGGCCGCCCACGCCGACTGCATCCTGGAAGTCGTCGACGGAAGCGCGCCGGATTACCGCGAGCACCTCGAAGTCACGCACAAGACGCTCGAAGGCATCATCAGCAAGGAAACGCCGCGCCTGCGCGTATTCAACAAGGTGGAAGTCGCCTCCGAGGCGCGCCGTACCGAACTGTTGCAGAACTATCCGGAAGCCATCCAGATAAGCGCCAAGGAAAATATCGGCATGGAGAGGCTGCGCGCCGCTTTCAAGGAGCAGCTGGAAAACTGGAAAAAGAAGCGCGAAGTTCAAGCCGAAAAAATCAAGGAAGTCGTAGAATCGCCCTGGCCGGCACACCCAGCCGAAAGCGTTTCGGACAAGAGCATGAACAGCAACCGCGACGAAAACTGGCGTGAACCGGGAATTTACGAAGTATGA
- a CDS encoding thiamine phosphate synthase produces MRLWLSTSPDDFSAEFDDIEEMFKRGLTRLILHKRNATEAQYERWLMALPMEYRDRIWVRGTPDMAERLDVRGCIIEASVLAGEIPERWKRINCIALCRSLEQLESLPEWVVGALIGPVFQPQSVYEPVETLDFGGLADKLAEKSLQAIAFGGIDHENLEEIKKLPLQGISVLGGVWNYADPVNAFVKLSHACNI; encoded by the coding sequence ATGAGGTTGTGGCTTTCGACATCCCCTGACGATTTTTCCGCGGAGTTTGACGACATCGAGGAGATGTTCAAGCGCGGTCTTACGCGCCTTATTCTCCACAAAAGGAATGCGACCGAAGCGCAGTACGAACGCTGGCTCATGGCCCTCCCGATGGAATACCGCGACCGCATCTGGGTGCGTGGAACACCCGACATGGCGGAACGCCTGGATGTTCGGGGCTGCATCATCGAAGCTTCCGTGCTTGCAGGCGAAATCCCCGAACGCTGGAAGCGTATCAATTGCATCGCGCTATGCCGCAGCCTTGAACAGCTGGAATCGCTCCCTGAATGGGTCGTGGGAGCCCTGATTGGCCCCGTATTCCAGCCGCAATCCGTCTACGAACCGGTCGAGACACTCGATTTCGGTGGTCTGGCAGATAAATTAGCAGAAAAAAGCCTGCAGGCCATCGCCTTCGGGGGCATTGACCACGAAAATCTGGAAGAAATCAAGAAACTTCCTCTACAGGGAATCTCCGTACTCGGTGGAGTCTGGAACTATGCCGACCCGGTAAATGCTTTCGTCAAGCTCAGCCACGCCTGCAATATCTAG
- a CDS encoding glycoside hydrolase family 43 protein — MNQRILCTTLTMGVAFSTTVLAQEDVVAPFWCAVDSVSMSLGNTAKDLYTDLSLLDTIKIAGETFPITWKSSDTLFLTHDGHINGRFVGENKEVTLTATVHDGLSTKTQDVPIKVSIHGYEPYSNYLFAYFPANNNENIYYALSNDGYNFTAINNGNRVVGADTVSIKKGLRDPHVLRAPDGWFYMVNTDMKSAEGWASNRGMVLMRSRDLINWEHSTVHFPEKYKGKNFANVTRVWAPETFWDDTYDNGDGTKGRPLVYFSLLTNDGTISYDKVFYAYSNKNFTDLEGDPIHFFDRGKSTIDMDIVYNKIDGLYHAFYKNEGDGGICKVTAQTLLPKSGAASGSQWSKPSKALQQTTEAVEGAGVFKLINQNSWILMYDCYNNGHYQFTSSPDLNTFTFVQNTEMKGAFTPRHGTVLPITAEETSALLKAFPSKDFEPRIIDIPDSIGVCDGKKIVGPCSGTKIIPYVKVGEDGWNETLDLKVAKGATVQFGPHPWDGKIWSWEGPRGFKSTTRENTLKNVDGDYSGYYTVTYTNETGCKSQAKIKLVVDDPDKPYKEPDTTTIRIVKDTGKNVFDLKFMGKVVRTEYFSMNGQRLNAKPDNDGVYIKKEILDNGMSRISKIRNR; from the coding sequence ATGAACCAACGCATTTTATGTACAACACTCACCATGGGCGTGGCCTTCTCCACAACGGTCCTTGCCCAGGAAGATGTCGTCGCCCCGTTCTGGTGCGCAGTCGACAGCGTAAGCATGAGCTTAGGCAACACGGCCAAGGACCTCTATACCGACCTCTCCCTCCTCGATACGATTAAGATTGCCGGAGAGACCTTCCCCATCACGTGGAAAAGCAGCGATACCCTGTTCCTCACCCATGACGGACACATCAACGGAAGGTTTGTCGGAGAAAACAAGGAAGTAACCCTCACGGCGACCGTCCACGACGGCCTAAGCACAAAGACGCAGGATGTACCGATCAAGGTCTCCATCCACGGGTACGAGCCCTACTCCAACTACCTTTTCGCGTATTTCCCGGCAAACAACAACGAAAACATCTATTACGCCCTCAGCAACGACGGCTACAACTTTACCGCGATAAATAACGGGAACCGCGTGGTGGGCGCCGACACGGTAAGCATCAAGAAGGGGCTCCGAGACCCGCACGTGCTGCGAGCGCCCGACGGCTGGTTCTACATGGTGAATACCGACATGAAGAGCGCCGAAGGCTGGGCAAGCAACCGCGGCATGGTACTCATGCGCTCCCGCGACCTCATCAACTGGGAGCACAGCACCGTACACTTCCCCGAAAAGTACAAGGGCAAGAACTTCGCGAACGTGACCCGCGTGTGGGCCCCCGAAACATTCTGGGACGACACCTACGATAACGGAGACGGCACCAAGGGCCGCCCGCTCGTTTATTTTTCGCTGTTAACCAACGACGGCACCATCAGCTACGACAAAGTATTTTACGCCTACTCGAACAAGAACTTTACCGATTTGGAAGGCGACCCCATACACTTCTTTGACCGCGGAAAATCCACCATCGACATGGACATCGTCTACAACAAGATAGACGGGCTGTACCACGCCTTCTACAAGAATGAGGGCGACGGCGGAATATGCAAGGTGACCGCACAGACGCTCCTGCCCAAAAGCGGAGCCGCCTCCGGGTCGCAGTGGAGCAAGCCCAGCAAGGCCCTACAGCAGACGACCGAGGCCGTAGAGGGCGCCGGAGTATTCAAGCTCATCAACCAGAATTCCTGGATACTGATGTACGACTGCTACAACAACGGCCATTACCAGTTCACGAGCAGCCCCGACCTCAACACTTTCACGTTCGTGCAGAATACCGAAATGAAGGGGGCTTTCACCCCGAGGCACGGCACGGTACTCCCGATTACAGCCGAAGAAACCTCTGCCCTCCTGAAGGCCTTCCCCTCCAAGGATTTCGAGCCACGCATTATCGACATACCCGATTCCATCGGCGTGTGTGATGGCAAAAAGATCGTAGGCCCATGCAGCGGCACGAAGATTATCCCCTACGTAAAGGTCGGCGAAGACGGCTGGAACGAAACCCTCGACTTGAAGGTTGCGAAGGGCGCTACGGTGCAGTTCGGCCCACACCCGTGGGACGGCAAAATCTGGAGCTGGGAAGGCCCCAGAGGATTCAAGTCCACCACCCGCGAGAACACGCTCAAGAATGTAGACGGCGACTATAGCGGCTACTACACCGTGACCTACACGAACGAGACCGGCTGCAAGAGCCAGGCAAAAATCAAGCTGGTCGTAGACGACCCTGACAAGCCGTATAAGGAACCGGATACCACTACAATCCGTATCGTAAAAGATACAGGCAAGAACGTTTTCGACCTCAAGTTCATGGGCAAAGTCGTCCGTACGGAATACTTCAGCATGAACGGCCAAAGGCTCAATGCAAAACCGGATAATGACGGCGTATATATCAAGAAAGAAATTCTGGATAACGGAATGTCGAGAATTTCAAAAATACGCAACCGCTAG
- a CDS encoding HD-GYP domain-containing protein, whose protein sequence is MEQARAKILVVDDTKTNIEVLENVLMDFYDVYVAKNGKKALEIAEKVLPDLILLDVMMPEMNGYETLKVMREMDTLKDIPVFFLTAKSDNESEQTGLDLGAVDYIGKPFNPQLVLLRVKNQLEYKRQRDHLHELVDEKTADLRRTLKVMLTSLGSLAEFRDPETGEHIKRTQVIVQRLAEVLQKNPKFAQAIPSSEYVDYYATAAPLHDIGKVGIEDEILRKPAKLNEQEREIMSKHPKMGYDVLMDATKELHDNPMVKIAADIAWAHHERWDGEGYPRKLKGEEIPVGARLMAVADVYDALVSRRPYKEAYPHRFAVDEIVAARGSQFDPDVVDAFLTIAEDLPRIYEQFKDQNR, encoded by the coding sequence ATGGAACAGGCAAGAGCCAAGATTTTAGTTGTTGACGACACCAAGACCAACATTGAGGTCCTGGAAAACGTATTGATGGATTTTTATGACGTTTATGTGGCAAAAAACGGGAAAAAGGCGCTAGAAATTGCCGAAAAGGTCCTTCCGGACCTGATTCTTCTCGATGTAATGATGCCCGAAATGAACGGTTATGAAACTTTGAAAGTCATGAGGGAGATGGACACCCTCAAGGATATTCCTGTATTTTTCCTGACGGCAAAATCCGATAACGAGAGCGAGCAGACCGGTCTCGACCTGGGTGCCGTAGACTATATCGGGAAACCCTTCAACCCGCAACTTGTCCTGTTGCGCGTGAAGAACCAACTGGAATACAAGCGGCAGCGCGACCATCTGCATGAACTTGTCGACGAGAAGACGGCGGACTTGCGCCGTACCCTGAAGGTCATGCTCACGAGTCTTGGCTCGCTGGCCGAATTCCGCGATCCCGAGACGGGCGAGCACATCAAGCGTACACAGGTCATTGTACAGCGCCTGGCCGAGGTCCTCCAGAAGAACCCGAAGTTCGCACAGGCGATTCCTTCGAGCGAGTACGTGGACTACTACGCGACTGCGGCCCCGCTGCACGATATCGGCAAGGTCGGTATCGAAGACGAGATCTTGCGCAAGCCTGCAAAACTTAACGAGCAGGAACGCGAGATCATGAGCAAGCACCCGAAAATGGGCTACGACGTGCTCATGGATGCCACCAAGGAACTGCACGATAACCCGATGGTGAAGATTGCCGCCGATATCGCATGGGCGCATCACGAAAGGTGGGACGGCGAAGGCTACCCGCGAAAGCTCAAGGGTGAGGAGATTCCCGTTGGCGCGCGCCTCATGGCTGTGGCCGACGTCTACGATGCCCTCGTTTCACGCAGGCCCTACAAGGAGGCGTACCCGCACCGCTTTGCCGTAGACGAGATTGTCGCTGCTCGCGGGAGCCAGTTCGACCCGGATGTTGTCGATGCCTTCCTGACTATTGCCGAAGACTTGCCCAGGATTTACGAACAGTTTAAGGACCAGAATCGTTGA
- a CDS encoding response regulator: protein MTRNLVNSKRRKLSWRISIVYMVPLVIAAVLLVFAFLFYLENTLISTAYSSSEMRLHKTVEACENILNKYQGEFSKFISNVGSINKQNAKATLGKRILKDDRILDMFYGSSDGEYISARGNTLDKGVSEFRTKDWFLEASRNKGVAITGPTMRKAFNKQVLTLSQAVRDKNNRVKGVVAEDLDMQMLSQAMSDGIDKSDGGIILMLDNSSNIFAYYPEQTNLGKIDLDSINALLDMVTSEVDVDSLLMYGNGNVVRFEKTTNHRQSFVFIVSAMTKNPYYLVRILHQNTVVAKFNERFQGIKFALILAVIVLMSIAGLAARILFKRFIEKDLKDSVSSSSLFDTLLSSPNMTLILTNETFDILQASSNVVEFFTGGGEDIKGDALWKYIPSDQFKKFAHHVALGGELHPSERRTIVMVKNSEGEEYWWNIFFQFLSEDDGSIRYLFMIDDATSGIQKDTILDTIMLSADRSFLMIFDRTLHIKYMSKQLGDIFQKDWRELIGLSLTELASCGIPDNVMKELVKAFRDRETWKDSFMLPSNEGHGEIWFRGEAVTLKAEEAVVGYMFSMTDISEIIEAREIAEQATQAKSEFLANMSHEIRTPMNAIIGMAHLISETDLSERQRGFVDRISHAAKSLLGIINNILDFSKIEAKKQELEVTPFVLQDVISEVASLAEVRIAGRPIELIVDVDPDIPETLMGDPLRLSQIFTNLVNNATKFTEKGDITLKVELENITEKNVRLAFSVKDTGIGMTPEQLGRLFNAFTQADGSTTRKYGGTGLGLVISKSLVELMGGKMQVESTSGVGSRFFFSISLPIAPQAGEPKWKSVHTFDGKNVLLVDDCANMRAVLRHILTKLHCIVEEACSAAEAFDLIQAHEEAGEDPYDFFIVDYKMGLETGFDFAKGIPESMQIVPKILMHPLHFEESEHETALMLGYNSCLPKPPQISSILSSLQEALGLKLTYQKAIKKENRKIYFKPAKILLVEDNLMNQELATSLLNTVGLTTMIANNGKEALDLLKPGSFDLVLMDLQMPIMDGLTATKEIRDKEDEYFRNVPILAMSARAFQKDKEECFEAGMNSYIVKPIDPSLLYEDLAKYLPIASENAIPQNRTLVSTGSAQLADDDSNFLAHFSKVRDFDASVGLYHANNNKTIYVRILHGFVRDYSGNNFELRKLVETSKFEEATRITHTIKGLCGTIGSSHVQSLGAAVEATLSQKLQNFEEYNKFEAALHNLIEDLIVVLKDVDSDQPVVASKREDPEAAGRLKSALGDLKVALDSCSSTKCKRILDEYEGIAFDGDIEALLQKMVNQVDDYEFSEAAETLAELEKKLG, encoded by the coding sequence TTGACAAGGAACTTAGTGAATTCAAAGCGCCGCAAGCTCAGCTGGCGTATTTCGATTGTCTACATGGTACCGCTTGTCATAGCGGCGGTTCTTCTTGTTTTTGCGTTCCTGTTCTACCTTGAAAACACGCTTATCTCTACAGCCTACAGCAGTTCCGAGATGCGCCTCCACAAGACCGTCGAGGCCTGCGAGAATATCCTGAACAAGTACCAGGGCGAATTCAGCAAGTTCATCTCGAATGTCGGTTCTATCAACAAGCAGAATGCAAAGGCCACGCTTGGCAAGCGTATCCTGAAGGATGACCGCATTCTCGACATGTTCTACGGGTCTTCCGATGGCGAGTACATCAGTGCCCGCGGCAACACGCTCGATAAGGGCGTGTCCGAGTTCCGTACCAAGGACTGGTTCCTCGAGGCTTCCCGAAACAAGGGAGTGGCCATTACGGGCCCCACCATGCGCAAGGCCTTCAATAAGCAGGTCCTGACCCTTTCGCAGGCCGTCCGCGACAAGAACAACCGCGTCAAGGGTGTCGTTGCCGAAGACCTGGACATGCAGATGCTTAGCCAGGCCATGAGTGATGGCATCGACAAGTCCGATGGCGGCATTATCCTGATGCTCGACAACAGCAGCAATATATTTGCCTACTATCCTGAACAGACGAACCTTGGCAAGATCGACCTGGACAGTATTAACGCCCTGCTCGACATGGTGACGAGCGAAGTGGACGTGGATTCGCTCCTGATGTACGGTAACGGCAACGTAGTCCGCTTCGAGAAGACGACGAACCACCGCCAGAGTTTCGTGTTTATCGTTTCCGCGATGACGAAGAACCCGTACTACCTGGTCCGTATCCTGCACCAGAATACCGTGGTCGCCAAGTTCAACGAACGCTTCCAGGGAATCAAGTTCGCGCTTATCCTGGCGGTTATTGTGCTCATGTCCATTGCGGGTCTTGCCGCGCGGATACTCTTCAAGCGTTTTATCGAGAAGGACCTAAAGGACAGCGTGAGTTCGAGTTCGCTGTTCGATACGCTGCTTTCGAGCCCGAACATGACGCTTATCCTCACGAACGAGACCTTCGACATTCTGCAGGCGAGCAGCAATGTGGTGGAGTTCTTTACCGGTGGGGGCGAAGATATCAAGGGCGATGCCCTGTGGAAGTATATTCCCTCGGACCAGTTCAAGAAATTTGCGCATCATGTTGCCCTTGGCGGCGAACTGCATCCGAGTGAACGCAGGACCATCGTGATGGTCAAGAACTCGGAAGGCGAGGAGTACTGGTGGAATATCTTCTTTCAGTTCCTTTCCGAAGACGATGGCAGTATCCGCTACCTGTTCATGATTGACGATGCGACGAGCGGCATCCAGAAGGATACCATTCTCGATACCATCATGCTTTCTGCCGACCGCTCGTTCCTCATGATTTTCGACCGCACGCTACATATCAAGTACATGTCGAAGCAGCTGGGCGATATTTTCCAGAAGGACTGGCGCGAACTTATCGGGCTTTCGCTTACCGAACTTGCCTCTTGCGGCATTCCTGACAACGTAATGAAGGAACTTGTTAAGGCGTTCCGTGACCGCGAAACGTGGAAGGATTCGTTTATGTTGCCTTCGAACGAGGGCCACGGCGAAATCTGGTTCCGCGGCGAGGCGGTGACGCTAAAGGCCGAGGAGGCCGTGGTCGGTTACATGTTCTCGATGACCGACATTTCCGAAATTATCGAGGCCCGTGAAATCGCGGAGCAGGCCACGCAGGCGAAGAGCGAGTTCCTCGCCAACATGAGCCACGAAATCCGCACGCCGATGAACGCGATTATCGGCATGGCGCACCTTATTTCCGAAACAGACCTTTCCGAACGCCAGCGCGGCTTTGTCGACCGCATAAGCCATGCGGCCAAGTCGCTGCTCGGGATTATCAACAACATTCTGGACTTCTCGAAGATCGAGGCGAAGAAGCAGGAACTCGAAGTTACGCCGTTCGTACTGCAGGATGTCATCAGCGAGGTGGCCTCGCTTGCCGAAGTCCGCATTGCAGGGCGTCCGATTGAACTTATCGTGGATGTGGACCCGGATATTCCCGAGACGCTCATGGGCGACCCGCTGCGTCTATCCCAGATTTTCACGAACCTCGTGAACAATGCCACAAAGTTTACCGAGAAGGGCGATATCACGCTCAAGGTGGAACTCGAGAACATTACCGAGAAGAACGTCCGCCTGGCCTTCAGCGTGAAGGATACGGGTATCGGCATGACGCCCGAACAGTTGGGCAGGCTCTTTAACGCGTTTACGCAGGCCGATGGTTCCACTACGCGCAAGTATGGTGGAACGGGCCTCGGCCTTGTCATCTCCAAATCGCTCGTGGAACTCATGGGCGGCAAGATGCAGGTCGAAAGTACCTCCGGAGTGGGCTCTCGGTTCTTCTTCAGCATCTCGCTTCCGATTGCCCCGCAGGCGGGCGAACCCAAGTGGAAGTCCGTGCATACCTTCGATGGCAAGAACGTGCTGCTCGTGGATGACTGTGCCAATATGCGTGCGGTGCTGCGCCATATCCTCACGAAACTTCACTGCATTGTGGAAGAAGCCTGCTCTGCGGCAGAGGCGTTCGACCTTATCCAGGCACACGAGGAGGCGGGCGAGGATCCGTACGACTTCTTTATTGTCGACTACAAGATGGGCCTCGAGACCGGATTCGACTTCGCTAAGGGCATTCCGGAGTCGATGCAGATTGTGCCGAAGATTCTCATGCACCCGCTGCACTTCGAGGAAAGCGAACACGAGACGGCGCTGATGCTCGGCTACAACAGCTGCTTGCCTAAACCGCCGCAGATTAGCTCGATTCTCAGTTCCCTCCAGGAGGCGCTGGGCCTCAAGCTCACGTACCAGAAGGCCATCAAGAAGGAAAACCGCAAGATCTACTTCAAGCCGGCGAAGATCCTGCTTGTCGAAGACAACCTGATGAACCAGGAACTCGCTACGTCGCTCCTGAACACGGTTGGCCTTACCACCATGATTGCGAACAACGGAAAGGAAGCCCTCGACCTGCTGAAACCGGGTTCGTTCGACCTCGTGCTCATGGACTTGCAGATGCCTATCATGGACGGCCTTACCGCCACGAAGGAAATCCGCGACAAGGAAGACGAGTATTTCAGGAACGTGCCAATACTTGCGATGAGTGCGCGCGCCTTCCAGAAGGACAAGGAAGAATGCTTCGAGGCCGGCATGAACTCGTATATAGTGAAGCCGATCGACCCCTCGCTCCTTTACGAGGACCTGGCGAAGTACCTGCCCATCGCGTCGGAAAATGCCATACCGCAGAACAGAACGCTCGTTTCTACCGGAAGCGCGCAACTTGCAGACGACGATTCCAACTTCCTAGCGCATTTCTCGAAGGTTCGCGATTTCGATGCCTCTGTCGGCTTGTACCACGCGAACAACAACAAGACCATCTATGTCAGGATTTTGCATGGCTTTGTGCGAGACTATAGCGGGAACAACTTCGAACTGCGCAAGTTGGTGGAGACCTCCAAGTTCGAGGAGGCGACCCGCATTACGCATACCATCAAGGGCCTTTGCGGTACAATCGGTTCAAGCCATGTGCAGTCGCTCGGTGCTGCCGTGGAGGCGACGCTTTCGCAGAAGCTGCAAAACTTCGAGGAGTACAACAAGTTCGAGGCCGCTCTCCACAACCTCATCGAGGACTTGATTGTCGTGCTCAAGGATGTCGATTCGGACCAGCCTGTCGTCGCATCAAAGCGCGAGGATCCGGAGGCTGCCGGTAGGCTCAAGTCTGCCCTCGGCGATCTCAAGGTCGCGCTGGATTCCTGCTCGTCGACGAAGTGCAAGCGCATACTGGACGAATACGAAGGAATCGCATTCGATGGCGATATCGAAGCCCTGTTACAGAAGATGGTGAACCAGGTGGACGACTACGAATTCAGCGAAGCGGCAGAAACGCTCGCCGAACTTGAAAAGAAACTGGGATAA
- the ilvD gene encoding dihydroxy-acid dehydratase yields the protein MPKLRSLKTMEGREMAGARALWHATGTKVEDFGKPVICVVNSYTQFVPGHVHLKDLGQVVARAIEAAGGVAKEMNTIAVDDGIAMGHDGMLYSLPSRDLIADSTEYMANAHRADALVCISNCDKVTPGMLMAAMRLNIPAIFVSGGPMEAGHVTTKDGKDRALDLIDAMIDSADSSVSDEDVAAIEANSCPTCGSCSGMFTANSMNSLTEALGLSLPGNGTIVATHAERKKLFEAAGKRIVELCHQYYDLNDDSILPRSIATKDAFENAMRLDIAMGGSSNTVLHLLAVAQEAGVDFTMKDIDRLSRNTPCICKVAPTVHNIHVENVNRAGGIMGIMGELDRMGLIHKNAKTVHAATMGEALEVNDLKRNPTAEAKQRYLAGPGRKYNLVAFSQNFMYPDHDLDRATGAIRDGEHAYTKDGGLAVLYGNLAVDGCIVKTAGVDESIFKFTGPAVVFESQEDAVKGILDPNVVKAGDVVVIRYEGPKGGPGMQEMLYPTSYLKSRHLGKSCALLTDGRFSGGTSGLSIGHASPEAANKGNIGLVHTGDVIEIDIPNRSINVQLTDDELAARRKEMEARGAKAWQPEHRDRKVSKALQAYAAMASSADKGAVRDLSLIGVK from the coding sequence ATGCCGAAACTTCGTTCGCTCAAGACTATGGAAGGCCGTGAAATGGCCGGTGCACGCGCCCTGTGGCACGCAACTGGAACCAAGGTGGAAGACTTTGGTAAGCCGGTGATTTGCGTGGTGAACAGCTATACCCAGTTTGTTCCGGGACACGTTCACCTGAAGGACTTGGGCCAGGTGGTCGCCCGCGCGATTGAAGCCGCCGGCGGTGTCGCCAAGGAAATGAACACCATCGCCGTGGACGACGGTATCGCCATGGGCCACGACGGCATGCTCTACAGCCTTCCCTCCCGCGACCTTATCGCCGACTCCACCGAATACATGGCAAACGCCCACCGCGCCGACGCCCTCGTTTGCATCTCTAACTGCGACAAGGTGACTCCGGGCATGCTCATGGCCGCCATGCGCCTCAACATCCCCGCAATCTTCGTCAGCGGCGGCCCGATGGAAGCCGGCCACGTGACCACGAAGGACGGCAAGGACCGCGCCCTCGACCTGATTGACGCCATGATCGATTCCGCCGACAGCTCCGTCAGCGACGAAGACGTGGCCGCCATCGAAGCGAACTCCTGCCCCACTTGCGGTTCCTGCTCCGGCATGTTCACCGCAAACTCCATGAACTCTTTGACCGAAGCCTTGGGCCTTAGCCTCCCAGGCAACGGCACCATCGTCGCGACCCACGCCGAACGCAAGAAACTGTTCGAAGCCGCCGGCAAGCGCATCGTGGAACTCTGCCACCAGTATTACGATTTGAACGACGACAGCATCCTCCCGCGCAGCATCGCCACAAAGGACGCCTTCGAAAACGCCATGCGCCTCGACATCGCCATGGGCGGTTCCTCCAACACAGTGCTCCACCTGCTCGCCGTGGCCCAGGAAGCGGGTGTCGATTTCACCATGAAGGATATCGACCGCCTCTCCCGCAACACGCCGTGCATCTGCAAGGTGGCTCCGACCGTCCACAACATCCACGTGGAAAACGTGAACCGCGCCGGTGGCATCATGGGCATCATGGGCGAACTCGACCGCATGGGCCTCATCCACAAGAATGCAAAGACCGTTCACGCCGCTACCATGGGCGAAGCCCTCGAAGTGAACGACCTCAAGCGTAACCCGACTGCCGAAGCCAAGCAGCGCTACCTCGCAGGCCCGGGCCGCAAGTACAACCTGGTCGCCTTCTCGCAGAACTTCATGTACCCGGATCACGATCTCGACCGCGCCACGGGCGCTATCCGCGACGGCGAACACGCCTACACCAAGGACGGCGGCCTCGCTGTTCTGTACGGTAACCTCGCTGTCGATGGCTGCATCGTGAAGACCGCCGGCGTCGATGAATCCATCTTCAAGTTCACCGGCCCCGCCGTGGTGTTCGAAAGCCAGGAAGATGCCGTGAAGGGCATTCTCGACCCGAACGTGGTGAAGGCCGGCGACGTGGTCGTCATCCGCTACGAAGGCCCGAAGGGTGGCCCCGGCATGCAGGAAATGCTCTACCCGACCTCTTACCTCAAGAGCCGTCACCTCGGCAAGTCCTGCGCACTCCTCACCGACGGACGCTTCTCCGGCGGTACGAGCGGCCTCTCCATCGGCCACGCTTCTCCGGAAGCCGCCAACAAGGGTAACATCGGCCTCGTGCACACGGGCGATGTCATCGAAATCGACATCCCGAACCGCAGCATCAACGTGCAGCTCACCGACGACGAACTTGCCGCCCGCCGCAAGGAAATGGAAGCCCGCGGCGCCAAGGCTTGGCAGCCGGAACACCGCGACCGTAAGGTATCCAAGGCACTGCAGGCATACGCCGCGATGGCTTCGTCTGCCGACAAGGGTGCCGTGCGTGACCTCAGCCTTATCGGTGTGAAGTAA